TCATGTACATGTGTAATTTTTTGGGAACTCACTAAGCTTTTTTTACTTACTCTCCCCATACCGGTTTATAGTGGTATTAAGTATTTCTAGAAAAAAAATTGACTACTAATTTCGTCaataaaatataagatatatatcacaaaaattatactattgaaaatttcttttaaatatgaatacaatggtataattttgatatctcatattTTGTTGATTAAATTTGTAGTTAGAGTTCTTTTTGAAATGCGTAATACTCCTATAAACCGCTATGGAGGTAAGCTACTCTTTTCGTTCCTTCTTCTAATTTTTAatgtttattttgtgtttttatttactttttatAGTGAGAACATAAACCTACACAAAAAAGCAAAAAAATAGAGGTTGATATATGGAGCCAGAGGAACATTGTGTAGTGACAGCGCGGCAAAGAAGATCGGAACTAAAATTTAGAGCGGTGGGTATGCGCCAAATTTCAGTCAAATCCCCATTAGAAAAACAGAGGCTAACATGTAGAAGCATGGGCAAGAGCGGGAGATCAGAGTTTTCAGAACCACGGGCGGGACAGCGGGAGCGAAAAGACCAAAAAATTTCCTAAGTCCCCAGCGCATCCCTCAAACCCTAGCGAAAAGTCCCCACTGTCTTCTTCTCTCCGCCGCCGCCCCATGTCTCTTCTCTCCGGCCACCGTGCTCTCTGTCGCCGCACTATTCCCCTCCAGATACAAGCTACGTCTCACCCATGGCCTCCTCGACTGTGAGAACGACCACCCCGTCGCTTCAAGGCCTCGCGGCGGCGGGATCCGCCCCACCCCTCTCTTCATATCCCATTGATTCCGCCCCTGCCGCCGGATGCGGCCTTCCCATGCCTCCTTGCGGCCGGATGCGGCCTTTCCCGGTGTCCCTGCCGCCGGATCCGGCTGCACCCTACCGCTTGCTCATGGAAGGCCGCGGGTTCTGCTGCGGTGCGAGGTCGCGGGCGCTGGATCTTGCGGGGCTCGAGATGTGCAGGCCGGCCATCTCATGGTTCTTCCGGAGCAGCGTCTCAAAGTTTTGTGCCATCATCCCCCTCTTTCTAAAGTATTTAATGACAATGAGTAGATGTGACGTGCGTGTGCTTGTTTACTTGTTCGGTTTGTTATGATATGAAGTGCCTGTGCATGCTCGTATTTGTCGCTAGATGCCTTGTACTTGTTCGGTTTGTTACGATCTCAATTACAGATATTCTATTTTGAATGTTCTGTACTTATTCTTGCCAGATCGATGCATATACAGTGACACAAAACAATAAGCTGGCATTTTGAATGCCTATTTATTTTACAATACTGACGTTGTAATGCTTATTGATAGCTTTACAATGGAAGTATACTTCAATTCAAATTCATGTGTGTCGCTAGATGCTACCTAGATAATGAGCATGTCAATTACCCTGTACTGTATGCTGCAAACAAAAGTATTTGTAGTATTCTGTAATACTTGCTCTATTTCATAAATAGTCCATTCAACTTCATTGAGTTATATAGTTGTATGCTGCTTATTCCCTCGCCAAATCTTTTGATTTCTATTCAACTACATTATAACGCGTGCTGCAATACACATTTCTTCTTTTCTTCCATCATATATTGTTGTCATTGTATCTTCTTTTGTTGAATGGAATGCAAGTAACCAATATATATCTATTGTTTTTTTTGCCTTTCTCTAGAGCATCAAAAATTCTGAATGCCCAACTGAGCTTGCGCCTGTTGATGGGAGGTCTAAGGTGAATGTAAATCTTGTCCATAAGGAAGGAAAATATCCTGTAAATATCTTCAGGGTAATTTTCTGCAGTTGCTTATTCATTTTTGTATACTGTTGGTGTAGCGCAGGAGCACGGTGGACCGCCGAGACGATGAGGCAAGATCATAGCCaagaagaaaaatcatgtgtcctCATGGGCTCTCCATGCACTAGTTTCGAGAGGACCTCGACGAAGTGCTCCAGTCCCACACTGTCTATTCTAATGTCTTCAGGGGCGTCCGACAAACTCACCAAAGTACGCGTCAAGGTACAAGCCATACCACTGCTCTCTTGGGTTCTCTATCTTGTCCCCTGGATTGTAATCGATGCTACGAATTTTGTACTGATTTTCCAACTGGATTGCTTATTACTGTTGTTGTTATGTTCTATAAGATATTGGAGAAAGGTGAGTTCCAAGTTTCTGGCAAGGAGAGGGAGCAACAAGCTGCAGTCAGGGATCGGAGGAGTACGCCAGGACGGCCTTCGAAACAGAGGAGGAGAAGCATAGCAAGGAGAGAACCATGCAAGACAACAGGGAACGTGAGAGTAGGAGATCACCGTCCTCTATTAGAGTGGGTATCCTCAAACAAGCTAGGTAAAGTCATATTGGAGGGCACATGTAATCAATTCTCTATAGGTTCAGTTCTCGTATTCAGATTTTGGTATCCTTACAACAACTTCTGTATGTGCGTATACGAATCAggttcagagcctgatgtttgatAGCTAGGACACGTTTTTGGTAAAGGTTCAGATTCCAGTTAGTACCTGTGCATTTCAGTGATGTTTTAGCAAAATATAATTTGCATGTTCATCTCTAAAAATTAACTAAACATTTATTCGGCAGCTAGAACGAGGATAGCATGGGCTGTATGTGCACTTGCTTGCTTATTGAACTGGAGTACATCCTGTTTTGCAAGTTCTAGTGAAATTGGATCTTACTAATTATGGAAATGAGCATTTAGTTTACATATGACTATAAGTATGTAGTACTCAGCTAGCTTTATGGCTGACAGTTAATTTTTAGAGAAGCATAGCATAAGCATGTACCATTGCATAGCTAGCCACTATTATGTACGGAAATGTGAATTGCTTTAAACACATGTATTCTTTCCAAATGTGTTTCAGCTAGTTTAGTTGATAGCGTATTGTTTTGTAAAATTTATATACAACTTCTAAAATTGCAATATGGAGCTTATTCCTGATTGTTTGCAGCTTCGTGTACTTTGCTTCCTTGCCTGTTTGAGTTATTAAAGTGTGCGAATAGATGTGCAAATATAAATAACCAAACTGAACCATATTAACTCTGGCATGTGGCACTCGTTGTGCTGATCACTTACTACCTTTAAACAACTGTGTGTTTGTTGATGATATGAGATTCCTTCAAGTGAAGGAAATAATAGTAGTACTTGGTATTTAAATAAATATACTTCTATTTTTTCGTTAGGTAACAAACTTTCCCCAAGACCTGTATGGTCTATGAAGTTTTAGTGTTTTGTAGGTATACCAGAATGTACCCTTGATTCCAAACCAGTTTTGAACCAAATGCTCGGACAAGATCATGCACCT
This region of Lolium perenne isolate Kyuss_39 chromosome 2, Kyuss_2.0, whole genome shotgun sequence genomic DNA includes:
- the LOC127333562 gene encoding uncharacterized protein isoform X1 — protein: MASSTVRTTTPSLQGLAAAGSAPPLSSYPIDSAPAAGCGLPMPPCGRMRPFPVSLPPDPAAPYRLLMEGRGFCCGARSRALDLAGLEMCRPAISWFFRSSVSKASKILNAQLSLRLLMGGLSAGARWTAETMRQDHSQEEKSCVLMGSPCTSFERTSTKCSSPTLSILMSSGASDKLTKVRVKILEKGEFQVSGKEREQQAAVRDRRSTPGRPSKQRRRSIARREPCKTTGNVRVGDHRPLLEWVSSNKLGKVILEGTCNQFSIGSVLVFRFWYPYNNFCMCVYESGSEPDV
- the LOC127333562 gene encoding uncharacterized protein isoform X2; its protein translation is MASSTVRTTTPSLQGLAAAGSAPPLSSYPIDSAPAAGCGLPMPPCGRMRPFPVSLPPDPAAPYRLLMEGRGFCCGARSRALDLAGLEMCRPAISWFFRSSVSKASKILNAQLSLRLLMGGLSAGARWTAETMRQDHSQEEKSCVLMGSPCTSFERTSTKCSSPTLSILMSSGASDKLTKVRVKILEKGEFQVSGKEREQQAAVRDRRSTPGRPSKQRRRSIARREPCKTTGNVRVGDHRPLLEWVSSNKLGLIKSSMIELKLEESQREDSSKKL